A part of Caloramator mitchellensis genomic DNA contains:
- the gyrA gene encoding DNA gyrase subunit A: protein MEEMRDDIQLVDISDEMKKCYIDYAMSVIVGRALPDVRDGLKPVHRRILYSMHELGIFPDKQYRKCARIVGDVLGKYHPHGDSAVYDAMVRLAQDFSTRYLLVDGHGNFGSVDGDGAAAMRYTEARLSKISMEMLRDINKNTIDFVDNFDGTEKEPTVLPSRFPNLLVNGSSGIAVGMATNIPPHNLGEVIDGVIMLIDNPEVTIKDLMTKVKGPDFPTAGIIVGKDGIKDAYEKGRGKIVVRAKATIEEEKGKSKIIVTELPYQVNKAKLIEDIAELVKDKKIEGISDLRDESDRQGMRIVIELKKDANPNIVLNLLYKHTKLQDSFSVIMLALVHGEPKVLNLRDVLVHYLDFQKEVIRRRTKFELDKAEARAHILEGLRIALDHIDEVINLIRSSKTVDDARNGLMTKFGLSEKQAQAILDMRLQRLTGLEREKIEAEYAELIKTINYLREVLENERLVLKIIKDELLEIKQKFADERRTKITAKPDEINIEDLIEEEEVAITITHAGYVKRIPIDTYRSQKRGGKGVQGMSTREDDFVEHIFITSSHNYIMFFTNLGRAYMLKAYEIPEASRTARGMNIVNILPMGQREKIQAVLAIKEFEDDKFLLFATKLGIVKKTSLNEFANIRKSGLIAINLKVGDELIGVKLTDGNQKMMIVTQNGYCITFEENDVRAMGRTAAGVKGITLREGDIAVGMEIYDETSDLLVVSENGFGKRTSCSEYTVHSRGGKGMKTYKVTQKTGKIVGVKTVKGNDEIMLINNNGIIIRLEVATIKQTGRDAMGVTLMRTQEEERIVSIGKINSNDIDE from the coding sequence ATGGAAGAGATGAGAGATGATATACAGCTCGTCGATATAAGCGATGAGATGAAAAAATGTTATATAGATTATGCAATGAGCGTTATAGTAGGGCGTGCACTTCCAGATGTAAGGGATGGGTTAAAGCCTGTTCACAGAAGAATTCTTTATTCTATGCATGAACTTGGAATTTTCCCCGATAAGCAATATAGAAAGTGTGCAAGAATAGTCGGGGATGTTCTGGGTAAATACCATCCACACGGTGATAGTGCTGTTTATGATGCTATGGTTAGACTTGCACAGGATTTTTCTACAAGGTATCTATTAGTTGATGGACATGGAAACTTTGGTTCTGTTGACGGCGATGGAGCTGCAGCTATGCGTTACACAGAAGCAAGATTATCAAAAATTTCCATGGAAATGTTGAGGGATATAAATAAAAACACTATAGATTTTGTAGACAACTTTGATGGAACTGAAAAGGAACCGACTGTTCTTCCTTCAAGGTTCCCAAATCTATTAGTAAATGGTTCATCAGGTATTGCTGTAGGTATGGCGACCAACATACCACCTCATAATCTTGGAGAGGTTATTGATGGTGTTATAATGCTAATAGACAACCCTGAAGTAACCATTAAGGATTTGATGACAAAGGTAAAAGGGCCAGATTTTCCAACTGCGGGTATAATCGTTGGAAAGGATGGAATAAAAGATGCCTATGAAAAGGGAAGAGGAAAGATAGTAGTTAGGGCAAAGGCTACTATCGAAGAAGAAAAAGGTAAATCAAAGATTATAGTTACTGAACTGCCATATCAGGTTAATAAGGCAAAGCTTATTGAGGATATTGCAGAACTTGTTAAGGATAAGAAAATTGAAGGTATTTCTGATTTAAGAGATGAATCAGACAGACAGGGAATGAGAATTGTTATTGAACTTAAAAAGGATGCAAATCCTAATATAGTTTTAAATTTATTATATAAGCATACAAAATTACAGGACTCATTCAGCGTTATAATGCTTGCTCTAGTTCATGGAGAGCCAAAGGTTTTAAATTTAAGGGATGTTTTGGTTCATTACCTTGATTTCCAAAAGGAAGTTATAAGAAGAAGAACTAAGTTTGAACTTGATAAGGCTGAAGCAAGGGCTCATATTTTAGAAGGATTAAGAATTGCCCTTGATCATATAGATGAGGTTATAAATTTAATAAGAAGTTCAAAGACGGTTGATGATGCAAGAAACGGTCTTATGACAAAGTTTGGACTTTCAGAAAAACAGGCGCAGGCAATACTTGATATGAGATTGCAAAGGCTTACAGGACTTGAAAGAGAAAAGATTGAAGCAGAATACGCAGAACTTATAAAAACTATTAATTATTTAAGAGAAGTCCTTGAAAATGAAAGGCTGGTTCTAAAGATTATTAAGGATGAGCTTCTTGAAATAAAACAAAAGTTTGCAGATGAGAGAAGAACTAAGATAACTGCAAAGCCTGATGAGATTAATATAGAGGATTTAATCGAAGAGGAAGAAGTTGCAATAACAATAACTCACGCAGGATATGTAAAGAGAATTCCAATTGACACATATAGAAGTCAAAAGAGAGGCGGTAAGGGTGTTCAGGGAATGTCTACAAGGGAAGATGATTTTGTTGAACATATATTCATAACATCATCCCACAACTATATAATGTTCTTTACTAATCTTGGCAGAGCTTATATGCTCAAGGCATATGAAATCCCTGAAGCCTCAAGAACTGCAAGGGGTATGAATATAGTAAACATACTACCTATGGGACAAAGGGAAAAGATACAGGCAGTTCTTGCTATTAAGGAGTTTGAGGATGATAAGTTCTTATTGTTTGCAACAAAGCTTGGCATAGTTAAAAAGACTTCTCTGAATGAGTTCGCAAATATTAGAAAAAGTGGACTGATTGCAATAAACCTAAAGGTTGGAGATGAACTTATAGGGGTTAAACTAACAGATGGAAACCAAAAGATGATGATAGTTACCCAAAACGGCTACTGCATAACATTTGAAGAAAATGATGTAAGAGCGATGGGAAGAACTGCAGCAGGGGTTAAGGGTATCACATTAAGAGAAGGCGATATCGCTGTTGGAATGGAAATATATGATGAAACATCCGACCTTTTAGTTGTAAGCGAAAATGGATTTGGGAAGAGAACTTCATGCTCTGAATATACCGTTCACTCAAGAGGCGGAAAGGGTATGAAGACATATAAAGTTACACAAAAAACCGGTAAAATTGTCGGCGTTAAAACTGTAAAAGGTAACGATGAAATTATGCTAATAAACAACAACGGAATAATTATCCGCCTTGAAGTTGCTACAATTAAGCAAACCGGCCGTGACGCTATGGGGGTTACTCTTATGAGAACTCAAGAGGAAGAAAGAATAGTCTCCATAGGCAAAATCAACAGCAACGACATTGATGAGTGA